A single region of the Flavobacteriales bacterium genome encodes:
- a CDS encoding carboxypeptidase-like regulatory domain-containing protein, giving the protein MIKRLYLSVILVLVGVITGFGQSNFGEIRGKVLDKKTRGALDYAEIVAMKEGIGKGGGFSDDDGNFTIKPLEPGKYTLQVSYPGYNDAKVVDIVVTSNNITYQNIELEPIEGGVKLVTATVTVYKTALVEKDKNTKSFSDGDLVKMAVRSAGALASTSSAANTTSNGGVSFLGQRTDATRVFIDGVAVIGSSSLPQGAQSQVDIIQSGVPAQYGDFTGGAINITTKGPSRVFKKSLEVISSSAFDPYHYNYAQGFMSGPLWVKNKGGGINEYVALGFQLSGDLTYAKDPSPQFGGVYVVKDDVLANIEKNPLSPNPQGSGFVPTSSFLTMDDLVLEKARRNVDYYAGSLQTKLEYQPNKNTTITLFGSGNYSKGNSYSRANYLLNYKNNAESVDQTYRTYIKFTQRLRNSNPNDSLSGKSLISNVFYNVRLDYQTSLGESYDASHGKNIFDYGYVGEFNHYRTPVYKYTSNEKKYIDQNGDTVIRRGFFERAGFTDTLITFQSSDLNPERSRYTQNYFDNAAALGQTVFADGQIFQGLGVLNGYSIPTTYSLFLNPGNNVSGYSKSQSERLSAYAMGEATLNTKNKHDLQFGLTYEQNLYSGYGLSAANLWTLMPQLANSHISTLDNFETNGYTVGGIHKYDENGRFLDTIEYNVFVDVDAQKTFDRNLRDKLIAEGRTDVYGNPISETTYIDVNSLSPKDLTIDMFSADDLWNNGNSYVSYYGYDHLGNRDRRFASLNSFLNNEDERRIGSFAPIYSAAWLQDKFAFKDLIFRLGVRIERYDANQNVLDDPYSLYPIKRAGEINEIQGVKVSHPENIGSDYAVYVNNSESPSEILGYRNGNTWYDADGIEISTPDLIANKTGGQVQPYLVDGQDQRIVKESFKDYDPQVNVLPRVWFSFPINNEAQFFANYDVMAQRPTNGATFTPINQYYFLEASQSRTIANSNMKPRIRTNYEIGFKQKLSDNSALSLIAQYAETRNDFGLVRLYQAYPVTYNTYSNIDFSTTKSFRAEYELRDQGRVSISANYALLFAEGTGSNINSQSALIAANQPNLRSLYPLDVDVRHKIVGIIDYRFEGKNDYKGPVWFGKKVFADAGVNFLATMKSGAPYSRDGIATSTAQSDLGRVQRSFLLGNPSGSRLPWQFKVDMNASKTFEVDKKNRKDFRPSSKQFTVFLWVQNLLNTAITESVYGYTGLPNDDGYLNSPQGQQYISEQISHQSFMDLYSIKMNNPGNYATPRLARLGFRMYF; this is encoded by the coding sequence ATGATTAAACGTCTCTACCTATCTGTAATCCTTGTTCTGGTTGGAGTGATAACCGGATTCGGACAGTCAAATTTTGGAGAAATCAGGGGAAAGGTTTTGGATAAAAAAACGCGTGGTGCGTTGGATTATGCCGAAATTGTTGCCATGAAAGAGGGCATTGGCAAAGGCGGTGGTTTTTCTGACGATGACGGGAACTTTACCATTAAACCTTTGGAGCCAGGAAAATACACACTGCAAGTCAGTTATCCGGGCTATAATGATGCCAAAGTGGTGGATATTGTTGTTACCAGCAACAATATTACTTATCAAAACATTGAGTTGGAGCCTATTGAGGGTGGTGTGAAATTGGTAACTGCTACCGTTACGGTTTATAAAACAGCTCTGGTTGAGAAAGATAAAAACACAAAATCTTTTTCAGATGGAGATTTGGTTAAAATGGCCGTTCGTAGTGCTGGTGCTTTGGCTAGCACATCTTCTGCAGCCAATACAACTTCAAATGGTGGTGTTAGTTTCTTAGGTCAAAGAACGGATGCAACGCGGGTGTTTATCGATGGGGTAGCCGTTATCGGGAGTTCTTCATTGCCGCAAGGTGCACAAAGCCAGGTAGATATTATTCAATCAGGTGTTCCTGCTCAATATGGTGACTTTACCGGTGGAGCTATCAATATTACCACTAAAGGGCCATCTCGGGTTTTCAAAAAATCATTAGAGGTAATTAGCTCATCAGCCTTTGACCCATATCATTACAATTATGCTCAAGGCTTTATGTCTGGACCACTTTGGGTAAAAAATAAGGGAGGAGGGATAAACGAGTATGTGGCTCTTGGCTTTCAGCTATCAGGTGATTTGACTTATGCCAAAGACCCAAGTCCACAATTTGGTGGTGTGTATGTAGTGAAAGACGATGTGCTTGCCAATATCGAGAAAAACCCACTTTCTCCAAACCCACAAGGTAGTGGTTTTGTGCCAACAAGTTCATTTTTGACAATGGATGATTTGGTGCTTGAAAAGGCTCGTAGAAACGTTGATTATTATGCAGGTTCTCTTCAAACAAAGTTGGAGTATCAGCCAAATAAAAATACTACGATTACTCTTTTCGGTAGTGGAAACTATTCAAAAGGAAATTCGTATAGCCGAGCCAACTACCTATTGAATTATAAAAACAACGCTGAGAGTGTTGATCAAACCTACAGAACGTATATTAAATTTACCCAAAGGTTGAGAAACTCAAATCCAAATGATTCTCTTTCCGGAAAGTCGTTGATTTCAAATGTATTCTATAACGTGCGTTTAGACTATCAAACTTCGTTGGGAGAAAGCTATGATGCATCCCATGGAAAAAACATCTTTGACTACGGATATGTGGGTGAGTTTAACCATTACAGAACACCGGTATATAAATATACTTCAAACGAGAAAAAATACATTGATCAAAACGGAGATACTGTTATTAGAAGAGGGTTCTTTGAAAGAGCCGGTTTTACGGATACGTTAATCACTTTCCAATCATCTGATTTAAATCCTGAAAGATCTCGATACACTCAAAACTATTTTGACAATGCTGCCGCTTTGGGACAAACTGTTTTTGCTGATGGTCAAATTTTTCAAGGATTGGGCGTTTTGAATGGTTATTCTATTCCTACTACCTATTCGTTATTCCTTAACCCTGGAAACAACGTTTCGGGATATTCTAAAAGTCAGTCAGAGCGTTTAAGTGCGTATGCAATGGGTGAGGCCACATTGAACACCAAAAACAAACACGATTTGCAATTTGGTTTGACTTATGAGCAAAACTTGTATAGCGGTTATGGATTGTCGGCGGCAAACCTTTGGACGCTGATGCCACAGTTGGCAAATTCTCACATTTCTACACTTGACAACTTTGAAACAAACGGATATACTGTTGGTGGAATTCATAAATACGACGAGAACGGTCGTTTCCTTGATACCATAGAATACAATGTGTTTGTTGATGTAGATGCTCAAAAAACATTCGACAGAAACTTACGTGATAAATTAATTGCTGAAGGAAGAACAGATGTTTACGGAAATCCAATTTCTGAAACTACCTATATAGATGTTAACTCTTTGTCTCCAAAAGATTTAACCATTGATATGTTCAGTGCCGATGACCTTTGGAACAATGGTAATAGCTATGTTTCATATTATGGTTATGACCACTTAGGAAATCGAGATAGAAGATTTGCCAGTCTGAATTCTTTCCTTAATAATGAGGACGAAAGAAGAATTGGCTCATTTGCACCAATATACAGTGCAGCTTGGTTGCAAGACAAATTTGCTTTTAAAGATTTGATTTTCCGATTAGGAGTGCGTATTGAGCGGTACGATGCCAACCAAAATGTTTTGGATGACCCATATTCATTGTATCCAATTAAACGTGCTGGAGAAATCAACGAAATACAAGGTGTAAAAGTTTCTCATCCTGAAAACATTGGTTCTGATTATGCGGTTTATGTTAACAACAGCGAGTCGCCAAGTGAAATTTTGGGTTACAGAAATGGCAATACTTGGTATGATGCCGACGGTATTGAAATTTCTACTCCTGATTTGATTGCAAACAAAACGGGAGGTCAGGTTCAACCTTATTTAGTAGATGGTCAAGATCAACGAATCGTAAAAGAATCATTTAAAGATTATGACCCTCAAGTAAATGTGTTGCCACGCGTTTGGTTCTCTTTCCCTATCAACAATGAGGCTCAATTTTTTGCTAATTACGATGTGATGGCACAGAGACCAACAAACGGAGCAACGTTTACCCCAATCAACCAATACTATTTCTTGGAGGCTTCTCAATCAAGAACCATTGCCAATAGCAATATGAAACCTCGTATTAGAACAAACTACGAAATTGGTTTCAAACAAAAACTATCTGACAACTCAGCGTTGAGCCTTATTGCACAATATGCCGAAACAAGAAACGATTTTGGTTTGGTTCGTTTGTATCAGGCATATCCTGTTACCTACAACACCTATTCAAACATTGACTTTTCAACCACAAAATCGTTCAGAGCAGAGTATGAGTTGAGAGATCAAGGTAGAGTTTCTATTTCGGCCAACTATGCGTTGTTATTTGCAGAAGGAACTGGAAGCAACATTAACTCACAAAGTGCTTTGATTGCTGCCAACCAACCAAACCTTCGTTCTCTGTATCCTTTGGATGTGGATGTTCGTCATAAAATTGTTGGAATCATCGATTATCGTTTTGAAGGTAAAAACGATTATAAAGGACCTGTTTGGTTTGGTAAAAAAGTATTTGCAGATGCAGGTGTTAACTTCTTAGCCACAATGAAATCAGGTGCTCCTTATTCAAGAGATGGTATTGCCACATCAACCGCTCAATCAGATTTGGGTCGTGTACAACGTTCATTCTTGTTAGGAAATCCGAGCGGAAGCAGATTGCCATGGCAGTTTAAAGTAGATATGAACGCTTCAAAAACATTTGAAGTGGACAAGAAAAACAGAAAAGATTTTAGACCATCGTCAAAACAATTTACCGTTTTCTTGTGGGTTCAAAATCTATTAAATACGGCAATAACAGAATCTGTTTATGGCTATACAGGATTGCCAAACGATGATGGTTATCTAAATTCGCCTCAAGGGCAACAATATATCAGCGAGCAAATTAGTCACCAATCTTTCATGGATTTATATTCAATTAAAATGAATAATCCGGGCAATTATGCTACACCAAGATTGGCTCGATTAGGTTTTAGAATGTATTTTTAA
- a CDS encoding T9SS type A sorting domain-containing protein, protein MKKLGKIGLLALAACISGSALAKENVGELSPTKTGQDGSTQSKNKFMKYASDCEPASAQADLDVNNVRTRILNGGDMWWDLNNARYEIPKLKDLNAVRKNSLFAGAIWIGGEDQGVLKLAAMTYRQGGSDYFPGPLDPVLGTTNKDRCDAYDNIYKVNREDIEKHREAWEKGTLISVPESIKNWPGNGRGAGEPDQLAPFFDQDSNGIYDPFQGDYPVLQTECRGVPIARDKNKPTDQPDQMLWFVYNDRGNIHSETQAQSQGLELQTTAFAFATNDEVNNMTFYTTRIINRGSNLENTYFGQWVDPDLGNYSDDFVGCDVGLSLGFCYNGDDNDEGILGYGLNPPSIGVDFFEGPKRDTTINGKDTLLELGMSKFVFYDNDFTFHGNPEQPVHYYNYLKGRWKNGDCMKRGGNGYSGSVCTDYMFPGTTDPKFTDDWTEKLAGNTKGDRRFLQTSGPFILKKGAVNKITVGVVWAKANSGGATGSLNILKAASRKAQELFDNCFDILDGPDAPTIEAQELDEEVVIMFNDTKRIEDYKEVTISDGKPVIYHFQGYRVYQLADATAGTGDLTNIDKARQVFVCDIKDSITRLINKPFDEDLGEPAAKLMVEGPNKGLVHSLSITEDAFATNGNSKLVNHKTYYFMIISYAALPGHRDQEYLAGRKIAQFSVTPHQTEIEGGGTLAHGGYGDGPQLRRLEGRGNGGLDLQLTEETINEILLYGKSDNPLYEIGKGPVNIKIVDPLKVPQGEFELVLLENPAKVNALTKLQGLIADQTNWILINKTSGDTIFSQYTIDYENEQLITARSTENELLDWGMSVTLKQVVGPGHGDVDETNGFLSWNVAWEDNSKQWLTAIPDIDGASYYNWIRSGRVGNNASPKDYSEHDFFATSGNGLDEFELYENIWDGRIAPYRLTAYSLLSNVSPQPKYPYSVTQGVAFQGSRNPNIFQNLDNVSSIDLVFTPDESKWTQCLVLELGEESALNQGGAKKFEIRKHNSINIDGTENAAEQGRTWFPGYAINVETGQRLNIILGEDSYQGLNNGRDLKWNPTDQSSPYSLGSYPYAAFGGRHYIYIMDADTFATSTTPISPNVSGGVSYDKCGTYLSILNGTGSYETNLNSKVLSHAMWVMPAFMARGYEMEYNGNGMPVPPTEVKFQIRVSKPYRYYATNENQNKYNPRYSFNTNSVYTEKSANVGKNALETVKLVPNPYMANSAYENNPVENKVKIINLPPQCKISIYTLDGSLVRRIVKDDNSTEYTWDLKNSAKVPIASGTYIIHIDGGDLGEKVVKWMGIIRELDLDSF, encoded by the coding sequence ATGAAAAAGTTAGGAAAAATAGGGTTGTTGGCTCTTGCCGCTTGCATTAGCGGAAGTGCCTTGGCCAAAGAGAATGTCGGAGAGCTATCGCCCACCAAAACAGGACAGGATGGCTCAACTCAGTCAAAAAACAAGTTTATGAAATACGCATCCGATTGCGAGCCGGCTTCGGCACAGGCAGATTTGGATGTAAACAACGTACGAACTCGTATTTTGAACGGCGGTGATATGTGGTGGGATTTGAACAATGCCCGCTATGAAATTCCAAAGTTGAAAGACCTGAACGCTGTGCGAAAAAATTCGCTTTTTGCCGGTGCTATATGGATTGGTGGCGAAGATCAAGGTGTGCTTAAATTGGCCGCAATGACCTACCGTCAAGGTGGTTCGGATTATTTTCCTGGACCGCTTGATCCGGTTTTGGGTACAACCAATAAAGATAGATGCGATGCCTACGACAATATCTATAAGGTAAATAGAGAGGATATTGAAAAACACCGCGAAGCCTGGGAAAAAGGAACGTTGATTTCTGTTCCGGAATCCATTAAAAATTGGCCGGGCAACGGACGAGGTGCAGGAGAACCTGACCAATTAGCACCGTTCTTCGATCAAGACAGCAATGGTATTTACGACCCGTTTCAAGGAGATTACCCTGTTTTGCAAACGGAGTGCCGCGGAGTGCCGATTGCACGCGATAAAAACAAACCTACAGATCAACCGGATCAAATGCTTTGGTTTGTGTATAACGATAGGGGAAATATTCACTCCGAAACGCAAGCACAATCTCAAGGTTTGGAGTTGCAGACAACTGCGTTTGCGTTTGCTACAAACGATGAGGTAAACAACATGACCTTTTACACGACCCGAATTATTAATCGAGGTTCAAACTTGGAGAACACCTACTTTGGCCAATGGGTTGACCCCGATTTGGGGAACTATTCAGATGACTTTGTAGGCTGTGACGTAGGGCTGAGTCTGGGATTTTGTTACAACGGGGATGATAACGATGAAGGTATTTTGGGCTACGGACTGAATCCCCCTTCAATTGGGGTTGACTTTTTTGAAGGACCGAAAAGAGATACTACAATAAATGGTAAAGATACATTGTTGGAGTTGGGTATGTCGAAGTTTGTATTTTATGATAACGATTTTACTTTTCACGGCAATCCTGAGCAACCTGTTCATTACTACAACTATCTAAAAGGACGTTGGAAGAATGGTGACTGTATGAAGAGAGGAGGCAATGGATATAGTGGTAGCGTGTGTACAGATTATATGTTTCCTGGTACAACTGACCCAAAATTTACTGATGACTGGACTGAAAAATTGGCAGGAAATACCAAAGGTGATCGACGATTTTTACAGACTTCCGGCCCTTTTATTCTGAAAAAAGGAGCGGTTAATAAAATTACTGTTGGCGTTGTTTGGGCTAAAGCCAATTCGGGAGGAGCCACAGGTTCATTAAACATCCTCAAGGCTGCCAGTAGAAAAGCTCAAGAATTGTTTGATAACTGTTTTGATATTTTGGACGGGCCGGATGCACCGACCATCGAAGCTCAGGAGTTGGATGAAGAGGTGGTTATCATGTTTAATGACACAAAGCGAATTGAAGATTATAAAGAAGTGACCATTTCGGATGGCAAGCCTGTTATTTATCATTTTCAAGGGTATCGAGTTTATCAACTCGCAGATGCAACGGCAGGAACGGGTGATTTAACAAATATTGACAAAGCACGTCAGGTATTTGTTTGTGACATAAAGGATAGTATTACTCGATTAATAAACAAACCATTTGATGAAGACTTAGGCGAACCGGCAGCCAAATTGATGGTGGAAGGACCAAATAAGGGCTTGGTTCATTCTCTATCGATAACCGAAGATGCCTTTGCAACAAATGGTAACTCGAAATTGGTTAATCATAAAACCTATTATTTTATGATTATATCATACGCGGCATTGCCTGGTCACCGCGACCAAGAATATCTGGCAGGAAGAAAAATTGCCCAGTTTAGTGTAACCCCACATCAAACCGAAATTGAAGGAGGAGGAACGTTGGCTCATGGTGGCTACGGAGACGGACCGCAGTTGAGAAGACTTGAAGGTAGAGGGAACGGTGGCTTAGATCTTCAATTGACTGAAGAAACCATCAATGAGATTTTGCTTTATGGCAAATCTGACAATCCATTGTATGAAATTGGTAAAGGACCTGTGAATATCAAAATAGTGGATCCTCTAAAGGTGCCACAAGGGGAATTTGAATTGGTGCTGTTGGAGAATCCGGCTAAGGTGAATGCATTAACAAAACTTCAAGGACTTATTGCAGATCAAACCAATTGGATATTGATTAATAAAACTAGCGGTGATACTATTTTCTCTCAATATACAATTGATTATGAAAATGAGCAATTGATTACGGCAAGAAGCACCGAAAATGAATTATTGGATTGGGGAATGTCGGTAACCCTAAAGCAGGTTGTTGGCCCGGGTCATGGTGATGTGGACGAAACAAACGGATTTTTGAGTTGGAACGTGGCTTGGGAAGATAATAGCAAACAATGGTTGACGGCCATTCCTGATATTGATGGAGCTAGCTACTACAATTGGATTCGCTCTGGAAGAGTTGGTAATAACGCTAGTCCTAAAGATTACTCCGAACACGATTTCTTTGCTACAAGTGGCAATGGTTTAGATGAATTTGAATTGTATGAAAACATTTGGGATGGACGAATTGCACCCTATCGTTTAACAGCCTATAGTTTGTTAAGCAACGTTTCTCCTCAACCTAAATATCCTTATTCGGTAACACAAGGGGTTGCATTTCAGGGAAGCAGAAACCCCAATATTTTCCAAAATCTTGATAATGTGAGTAGTATTGACTTAGTTTTCACCCCTGATGAATCGAAATGGACCCAATGTCTTGTGTTGGAGTTGGGTGAGGAGTCAGCTTTGAATCAAGGTGGAGCTAAAAAATTTGAAATCAGAAAACACAACTCTATAAATATAGATGGGACGGAAAATGCGGCAGAGCAAGGTAGGACTTGGTTTCCGGGATATGCCATTAATGTGGAAACCGGACAACGACTGAATATTATTCTTGGAGAAGATTCGTATCAAGGATTAAATAATGGGCGTGATTTAAAATGGAATCCGACCGATCAAAGTAGTCCCTATAGTTTAGGTTCATATCCTTATGCAGCATTTGGAGGTCGCCATTATATATATATTATGGACGCAGATACGTTTGCTACCAGTACTACTCCGATTAGTCCTAATGTTTCAGGAGGAGTTTCCTACGACAAATGTGGAACTTATTTGAGTATTTTGAATGGAACTGGTAGTTATGAAACGAACCTAAACTCAAAGGTATTAAGCCACGCTATGTGGGTTATGCCAGCTTTTATGGCAAGAGGCTATGAAATGGAATACAACGGCAACGGAATGCCTGTTCCTCCCACCGAGGTTAAATTCCAGATAAGAGTGTCTAAACCATACCGTTATTATGCAACCAACGAAAATCAAAATAAATACAATCCAAGATATTCGTTCAATACCAATTCGGTTTATACTGAGAAAAGTGCCAATGTGGGCAAAAACGCATTAGAAAC
- a CDS encoding phosphoglycerate dehydrogenase: MRNRCNILIVDRMHPALMGILDELNVDYSYMPEISKAEIQKIISNFDALIVRSKIECNTVFLNQNKHLRLVARAGSGMDNIDLEEAERLNIDCINCPEANCDAVGEQTVGMLLTLAHNIVKGNNEIGQFVWDREGNRGFEIGYQTIGIIGYGHTGSAVARKLSGFGCKVLAYDKYKSGFGGKLVQEVTLNQLLEEADVISFHVPLTNETRAWINQDFISSVHKSFGLLNLCRGEIMVTNDILTALETGKIRFFGADVLENENFDKLNDSQKNILTRLIERSNVVLTPHVGGWTAESFEKISVVLGKKIRNWLNKQDKVKNQRATQKNFVG, encoded by the coding sequence ATGAGAAATAGATGTAACATATTGATTGTTGATAGAATGCATCCAGCATTGATGGGTATTTTAGATGAATTAAATGTTGACTATTCTTATATGCCCGAAATTTCAAAAGCCGAAATTCAAAAAATTATCTCAAATTTTGATGCTCTGATTGTGAGAAGCAAAATTGAGTGTAACACGGTGTTTTTAAACCAAAATAAACACCTTCGGCTGGTTGCACGTGCAGGTTCTGGCATGGATAATATTGATTTGGAAGAAGCCGAGAGATTGAATATTGACTGTATAAACTGCCCTGAAGCAAATTGCGATGCGGTGGGAGAGCAAACGGTGGGTATGCTGCTGACATTGGCTCACAACATTGTGAAAGGAAACAACGAAATTGGACAATTTGTGTGGGATAGAGAGGGAAATCGAGGTTTTGAAATTGGCTATCAAACAATAGGTATTATCGGATATGGGCATACTGGTTCGGCAGTTGCTCGAAAACTCAGTGGTTTTGGCTGCAAGGTGTTGGCTTACGACAAATACAAAAGTGGTTTTGGCGGTAAGTTGGTGCAAGAGGTAACCCTTAATCAATTGTTGGAAGAAGCCGATGTAATTTCGTTTCATGTTCCGCTTACCAACGAAACACGGGCATGGATAAATCAAGATTTTATCTCATCCGTGCACAAAAGTTTTGGTTTGTTAAATCTTTGCAGAGGAGAAATAATGGTAACCAATGATATTCTGACTGCTCTGGAAACCGGAAAAATTAGATTTTTTGGAGCAGATGTGCTGGAAAATGAAAATTTTGACAAACTCAACGACAGTCAAAAAAATATACTCACAAGGCTTATAGAAAGATCAAATGTTGTTTTAACCCCTCATGTGGGCGGTTGGACAGCAGAATCATTTGAGAAAATATCGGTGGTTTTGGGTAAAAAAATTAGAAATTGGCTAAATAAGCAAGATAAAGTAAAAAATCAACGGGCAACACAGAAGAATTTTGTCGGATAA